One region of bacterium genomic DNA includes:
- the rplS gene encoding 50S ribosomal protein L19, which yields MGINIVEMYEKEHMKRDVPDTPIGSTVKVHYRIIEGEKERIQIFEGVVIARNRAGLRSTITVRKVTAGMGVERVFPIHSPKMDKVEVTRLGKVRRSKLYYLRALRGKKARIKEKDQY from the coding sequence ATGGGTATTAACATCGTAGAAATGTACGAAAAGGAACACATGAAGCGGGATGTCCCCGATACGCCTATCGGATCCACTGTGAAAGTCCATTACAGGATCATTGAGGGCGAGAAGGAGAGGATCCAGATCTTCGAGGGGGTCGTCATCGCACGCAATAGGGCGGGGCTCAGGTCCACCATTACAGTCCGGAAGGTCACAGCCGGTATGGGCGTGGAAAGGGTCTTCCCCATACACTCCCCCAAGATGGACAAGGTTGAGGTGACCCGACTCGGAAAGGTCCGCCGCAGCAAGCTGTATTACCTCAGGGCATTGAGAGGTAAGAAAGCCAGGATCAAAGAGAAGGATCAGTATTAG
- a CDS encoding sigma-54 dependent transcriptional regulator: MTGAKILIVDDEKTIRDGLHKVLVGEGYETELSHNGYSAVEKLQASEFELVITDLKMPGMDGMEVLKAISILQPNVPVIFITGYSTVENAVDVMKIGAFDYLPKPFTPKQLLAKVDKALEYRAFLLEEQSPARHLSEEIEGANIIGNSPAMKKVFMRIDQVAPTDSTVLITGDSGTGKELVAKAIHHLSPRRSKPFIAIDCTTLVETLLESELFGHVKGSFTGAVQTKTGLFKVADGGTLFLDEVSNITPAIQAKLLRVLQERTITPIGGTTSIPIDIRLIAATNRDLREMVAEGSFREDLVYRLNIVPIELPPLCEREDDLSLLISHFLKKYAKEIGKDIQGLAPGAISLLRSYSFPGNVRELENLIERAVVLTKDRLIQAEDLEVNTCTDTESDYINIRVPESAEELKWMKKKLREDAVKPLEQAFLLAALERNNWNVTRAADEVGMLRPNFQSLLKKQGISLKYRGVVP; encoded by the coding sequence ATGACAGGGGCCAAAATTCTCATTGTCGATGATGAGAAAACCATCAGGGATGGTCTTCACAAGGTTCTCGTGGGAGAAGGGTACGAGACAGAATTAAGCCACAACGGCTATTCAGCCGTCGAAAAGCTGCAGGCCAGCGAATTTGAACTCGTCATAACGGACCTCAAAATGCCCGGAATGGACGGGATGGAGGTCTTGAAGGCCATCTCCATCCTTCAACCCAACGTCCCGGTGATCTTCATCACCGGTTACTCTACGGTGGAAAACGCCGTAGATGTGATGAAGATAGGCGCCTTCGATTATCTTCCCAAACCGTTCACACCAAAGCAACTCCTTGCAAAGGTGGATAAAGCGCTTGAGTACAGGGCCTTCCTCCTTGAAGAACAATCCCCTGCGAGGCACCTGAGTGAGGAGATCGAAGGTGCCAACATCATCGGCAATAGCCCGGCCATGAAAAAGGTCTTCATGCGGATAGACCAGGTGGCGCCCACTGACAGCACCGTCCTCATCACGGGGGATAGCGGAACCGGAAAGGAACTGGTAGCAAAGGCGATCCACCATTTGAGTCCGCGCCGCAGTAAACCGTTCATCGCAATCGACTGTACCACCCTGGTGGAGACCCTTCTTGAAAGCGAGCTGTTCGGCCACGTGAAAGGCTCCTTCACAGGAGCTGTGCAGACTAAAACGGGGCTGTTTAAAGTGGCTGACGGTGGAACCCTTTTCCTGGATGAAGTATCCAACATCACTCCGGCCATCCAGGCGAAACTGCTGCGGGTCCTGCAGGAGAGAACCATCACTCCCATCGGAGGCACTACTTCAATACCCATCGACATCCGCCTGATAGCGGCAACGAACAGGGATCTCAGGGAAATGGTGGCCGAAGGATCGTTCAGAGAAGACCTCGTCTACCGTCTCAACATCGTTCCCATCGAACTGCCCCCTCTTTGCGAACGAGAGGACGACCTGTCCCTGCTGATCAGCCACTTCCTGAAAAAATACGCCAAAGAGATCGGCAAGGATATTCAGGGACTGGCTCCCGGGGCCATATCCCTCCTCAGGAGCTACTCTTTCCCAGGAAACGTCAGGGAACTTGAAAACCTCATCGAAAGAGCCGTGGTCCTCACCAAGGACCGGCTCATCCAGGCGGAAGATCTGGAAGTCAATACATGCACCGACACGGAATCGGACTACATCAACATCCGTGTTCCCGAGAGCGCGGAAGAGTTGAAGTGGATGAAGAAGAAACTGCGGGAGGATGCGGTCAAACCCCTGGAGCAGGCCTTTCTCCTGGCAGCTCTGGAACGCAATAACTGGAACGTCACCAGGGCTGCGGATGAGGTGGGCATGCTCCGTCCCAATTTCCAGTCACTACTGAAAAAACAGGGGATTTCACTGAAGTATCGAGGCGTAGTGCCGTGA
- a CDS encoding YraN family protein — translation MFWKRKAPHLRTGARGEREATLYLLLRGYRILERNYLCRLGEIDIVALKKGVTVFVEVRTRQEGALVDPIDSINDVKLAHMIDAARYFLTVRGKSRACSRFDIISVRSGGPFRGRIRHYIGAFSTTDERPVRGMRLKAWIRRQPRPGGKTKKNRLTR, via the coding sequence ATGTTCTGGAAACGAAAAGCTCCGCACCTCCGTACAGGCGCCCGGGGAGAGCGCGAGGCAACTCTATATCTCCTGCTCCGGGGCTACCGCATCCTTGAGCGGAACTACCTGTGCCGCCTGGGAGAGATCGACATCGTGGCCCTGAAAAAGGGAGTCACCGTCTTCGTGGAGGTGCGGACGCGGCAGGAGGGGGCCCTCGTGGATCCCATCGATTCTATCAACGACGTTAAACTGGCCCATATGATAGACGCGGCGCGCTATTTTCTGACGGTGCGAGGCAAGAGCAGGGCATGCAGCCGGTTCGATATCATCTCCGTGCGATCCGGTGGTCCCTTCAGAGGCCGAATCAGGCATTATATCGGCGCTTTTAGCACAACAGATGAACGCCCTGTGCGCGGCATGCGCCTGAAAGCATGGATACGCCGGCAACCCAGGCCCGGAGGCAAGACCAAAAAAAACCGTTTAACACGGTGA
- the trmD gene encoding tRNA (guanosine(37)-N1)-methyltransferase TrmD, whose amino-acid sequence MNFHVLTIFPGIITSAASGSILGKALEKRVISLNAIDIRDYATNKHNTVDDYPYGGGPGMVMKLEPIYGAVQSLSLPEGSPLLLLTPQGERFDHAMARDLASHSDLALLCGRYEGIDDRVRDLIPVREVSLGDFILTGGEFAALAIIDAVARFIPGVLGDGESATDESFADGLLEYPQYTRPPEFMGQQVPDILLSGDHGRVARWRREQSLLRTLQKRPDLLETADLTEEDQKFLEKAKFGQISDEEA is encoded by the coding sequence ATGAACTTCCACGTTCTCACCATATTCCCTGGAATCATCACCAGTGCCGCCTCAGGCAGCATCCTGGGCAAAGCTCTGGAAAAAAGGGTCATCAGTCTAAACGCGATAGACATTCGGGATTACGCCACCAACAAGCACAATACGGTGGACGATTATCCCTACGGCGGCGGCCCGGGGATGGTCATGAAACTGGAACCCATCTACGGGGCAGTCCAGTCCCTCTCACTACCGGAAGGTTCGCCTCTGCTACTCCTTACCCCACAGGGTGAACGGTTCGATCACGCCATGGCCAGGGACCTGGCCTCTCACAGCGACCTGGCCCTTCTCTGCGGCCGGTATGAAGGTATCGATGACAGAGTCCGCGACCTGATCCCGGTCCGGGAAGTCAGCCTCGGCGACTTTATCCTTACGGGCGGGGAGTTCGCGGCCCTGGCCATCATCGACGCGGTGGCCCGGTTCATCCCAGGAGTGCTGGGGGACGGGGAGTCCGCAACAGACGAAAGCTTTGCTGACGGACTTCTTGAATATCCACAATACACCCGCCCCCCCGAGTTCATGGGCCAGCAAGTGCCTGACATCCTCCTTTCAGGAGATCACGGTCGCGTTGCCCGTTGGCGCCGGGAGCAGTCCCTCCTTCGCACCCTTCAGAAGCGACCCGACCTCCTGGAAACGGCCGACCTCACGGAGGAGGACCAGAAATTCCTGGAAAAAGCAAAATTCGGGCAAATTTCCGACGAAGAAGCATAA
- a CDS encoding ribonuclease HII: MLFQASTIDDQLRKSGYSLIAGVDEAGRGPLAGPVFAAAVILPSENNLPDTMDSKKISPARREKLFEEILSVALAWHVSSIESQVIDRINILQATFKAMVEAVRNLSNTPEMILVDGSHTPFVNSHSRALTKGDGLSQSIGAASILAKVQRDRLMIRYHEEYPRYGFARHKGYGTREHMDAIAKHGPCPIHRRSFAGVKEYCK, translated from the coding sequence ATGCTCTTCCAAGCTTCCACCATTGACGACCAACTCCGGAAGTCCGGTTACTCTCTCATCGCTGGAGTGGACGAAGCAGGACGCGGGCCCCTTGCGGGGCCCGTTTTCGCCGCTGCAGTCATCCTGCCATCGGAAAACAACCTTCCCGACACCATGGACAGCAAGAAGATCTCTCCCGCCCGCCGGGAGAAGCTTTTCGAGGAGATCCTGTCGGTGGCCTTGGCCTGGCACGTATCAAGCATCGAAAGCCAGGTCATAGACAGGATAAATATTCTCCAGGCCACATTCAAAGCGATGGTGGAGGCGGTCCGGAACCTTTCCAACACCCCGGAGATGATCCTTGTAGACGGCTCTCATACCCCTTTCGTTAACTCCCACTCCAGGGCTCTTACAAAAGGCGACGGCCTCTCCCAATCCATCGGCGCCGCCTCCATCCTCGCCAAGGTCCAGCGTGATCGGCTGATGATACGATACCACGAAGAGTACCCCCGGTACGGATTTGCCAGGCACAAGGGCTACGGTACCCGGGAACACATGGATGCCATCGCAAAGCACGGCCCGTGCCCGATCCATAGACGGTCTTTTGCGGGAGTGAAGGAGTACTGTAAGTGA
- a CDS encoding histidine kinase dimerization/phospho-acceptor domain-containing protein — translation MRLGLMIKFSIISAMVLLFTMSVFILFNIAALKTAFMDVYTTDVDNLSETIIATTNHAMLAGDVDEAYQLMERAGMQENIRNIRLIDKQGVIRFSLHKDEIETFVDFSKDTSCDMCHFEGKPRVQASTMDRRRVFPDEKGAEVLGVTRGIYNDPSCSQPSCHYHPADVNLLGVLDIVVTTENVMAQITRYRNNVLVELVFLLIALLLCLNLLTQKLITQPVNTLLDHTRALSRGEWRFIENTTNDEFGELADSFNEMTSNLKKAKEDREKWAATLESRVEERTQQIREMQSVIIRSEKLASLGELAAGIAHELNNPLTGIVLHASIIEDSPELPPGLKEDLHTITWEADRCARIVKNLLDFSRKTEPMKAMNNINNTLDRALGLVENLATFQNIQIIKEYSENLPDLLIDPGQMEQVFVNMFVNASQAMENGDRLILWTGMSAGGEEMHIRVEDTGQGIREEDLGRIFDPFFSTKGAKGTGLGLSVSYGIIEGHGGTIAVHSELGKGTVFTITIPV, via the coding sequence ATGCGTCTTGGCCTGATGATCAAATTCTCCATCATCAGCGCAATGGTTCTCCTGTTCACCATGAGTGTCTTCATCCTGTTTAATATCGCCGCCTTAAAAACGGCGTTCATGGATGTTTACACCACCGATGTGGACAACCTGAGCGAAACGATCATCGCCACCACCAATCATGCCATGCTGGCAGGAGATGTTGACGAAGCCTACCAGCTCATGGAGAGGGCAGGCATGCAGGAGAACATCAGGAATATTCGCCTTATTGACAAGCAGGGTGTCATCCGGTTCTCCCTGCACAAAGACGAGATCGAAACCTTTGTGGATTTCAGCAAGGATACAAGCTGCGACATGTGCCACTTCGAGGGCAAGCCCAGGGTCCAGGCTTCCACCATGGACAGAAGGCGGGTTTTCCCTGATGAAAAAGGGGCGGAGGTCCTGGGGGTCACCAGGGGGATCTACAACGATCCTTCATGCTCTCAGCCGTCATGCCATTATCATCCGGCCGATGTAAACCTGCTCGGGGTCCTTGATATAGTCGTAACCACAGAGAATGTCATGGCCCAGATCACCAGGTACCGCAACAATGTTCTCGTGGAGCTGGTCTTCCTCCTGATCGCGCTGTTGCTTTGTCTCAATCTGCTAACACAAAAACTCATTACACAACCGGTCAACACCCTGCTGGATCACACCAGGGCGCTGTCACGTGGGGAGTGGCGATTTATAGAAAATACGACAAATGACGAATTCGGGGAGTTGGCCGACTCCTTCAACGAGATGACCAGCAACCTCAAAAAGGCGAAGGAAGATCGGGAAAAATGGGCTGCCACCCTCGAGAGCAGGGTTGAAGAACGGACCCAGCAGATACGGGAGATGCAGTCGGTGATCATCCGTTCAGAGAAGTTGGCCTCCCTGGGAGAACTTGCTGCGGGCATTGCTCATGAATTGAACAACCCCCTTACAGGAATTGTTCTGCACGCTTCTATCATCGAGGACAGTCCTGAACTGCCGCCCGGGCTGAAGGAGGATCTTCACACGATCACCTGGGAAGCGGACCGCTGCGCCAGGATCGTCAAGAACCTTCTCGATTTTTCGCGCAAGACTGAGCCCATGAAAGCCATGAACAACATTAATAATACCCTTGACCGGGCCCTGGGCCTCGTGGAAAACCTGGCCACCTTCCAGAACATTCAGATAATCAAGGAATACTCGGAAAACCTCCCGGACCTGCTCATTGATCCCGGACAAATGGAGCAGGTCTTTGTCAATATGTTCGTCAACGCCAGCCAGGCCATGGAGAACGGGGACCGGCTGATCCTCTGGACGGGGATGAGCGCTGGAGGCGAGGAAATGCATATCCGGGTGGAGGACACGGGGCAGGGCATCCGTGAGGAGGATCTCGGTCGTATCTTTGATCCCTTTTTCAGTACCAAAGGGGCCAAGGGAACTGGTCTGGGACTTTCAGTGTCCTACGGGATCATCGAGGGGCACGGTGGTACCATTGCGGTCCACAGCGAGCTGGGGAAGGGGACGGTGTTTACGATCACAATCCCGGTTTAG